A portion of the Calothrix sp. 336/3 genome contains these proteins:
- a CDS encoding filamentous hemagglutinin N-terminal domain-containing protein, with translation MKISYKFLNFALFYASISTAFPVISASAQTIIPDKTLPNASQVTQNNNTLVITGGTQAGNNLFHSFQNFSIPENLTGYFNNALNVENIISRVTGKNISNINGIIRANGQANLFLINPQGIVFGEKATLNIGGSFLATTATSLKFADGKEFSTVISSEKPLLSVSTPLGLQFGKNPEKITNASISPLIDPITGDIIKDDDGTNVFGGLQVALGKTIALVGGDIAFPGGLATVFSGRIDLGSVGDNSFVNIAKNGNSWQLSYPGVVNYRDIQFSNFGNLTSYEGGSIQVTGGNISLLSQAYILSKTLSNQNAADIKIDANKLTLLDGAEIYSITSEENKQNAADIKIDVNKLTLLNGGRILSSTSGDGNTGKINVTARDSIEARGGFIGETWFPSGILTEVFKDAKGNAGSIQITTNQLKIFAGAQISTTTFGKGNAGDMVVNAKDITISGSATNPDGSLYKEDGLAFSSGLYTAAEESSSGKGGNLLVVGDRLRLTNGGILQTATFSSGDAGNLTVKMYQLVEISGKDAENIFPSGFFAASGGITGVIAGIITATGKGGNILLKTKELRVFDGAALAVGTINPNNQKGAGNLQINAQKITLNNRGRLVAETASGQGGNINITVKDLLLLRRNSQISTSAGVVDAGGDGGNITINAKSGFIVAAPLENSDIIANAFTGKGGAVIIEAKNIFNLTPRTRQELAILRPDDLDPQQLISNDITAISQQNPSLSGSVIINTPDVDPSRGLVQLPDNLTDASQQIVNRCKPGQGNLANSFIITGRGGIAASPTDILQPDMVTAPWISLDGTEETVKGETITPPNTPKIVEAQGWIRHQNGEVFLVAQAPEVTVNSQKIASINCGV, from the coding sequence ATGAAAATATCATACAAGTTCTTGAATTTTGCACTGTTCTATGCATCCATATCTACAGCGTTTCCGGTAATTTCTGCTAGCGCCCAAACTATTATTCCAGATAAAACCCTACCTAATGCTTCCCAGGTGACACAAAATAATAATACCCTGGTGATTACGGGTGGAACTCAAGCGGGAAACAACTTATTTCATAGTTTCCAAAATTTTTCAATTCCAGAAAATCTGACTGGCTATTTTAATAATGCTCTCAATGTGGAGAATATTATTAGTCGGGTGACTGGGAAAAATATTTCTAATATTAATGGCATAATTAGAGCTAATGGTCAAGCAAATTTATTCTTAATTAATCCCCAGGGAATTGTATTTGGAGAGAAGGCAACTTTAAATATTGGTGGTTCTTTTTTGGCGACGACTGCCACAAGTTTAAAATTTGCTGATGGTAAAGAATTTAGTACTGTTATCTCTTCTGAAAAACCTTTGTTGAGCGTTAGTACTCCCCTGGGTTTACAGTTCGGCAAGAATCCAGAAAAAATTACCAATGCATCTATTTCTCCCTTAATTGACCCCATTACAGGCGATATTATTAAGGATGATGATGGAACTAATGTTTTTGGTGGTTTACAAGTTGCTCTAGGTAAAACAATTGCCCTTGTTGGCGGTGATATTGCTTTCCCTGGGGGACTTGCTACTGTCTTCTCTGGAAGGATTGATTTAGGTTCTGTGGGCGATAATAGTTTTGTGAATATTGCCAAAAATGGAAATAGCTGGCAGTTAAGTTATCCAGGAGTAGTTAATTATCGAGATATTCAATTCAGCAATTTTGGTAATCTTACTAGTTATGAAGGTGGTAGTATTCAGGTAACGGGAGGGAATATTTCTCTACTTAGCCAAGCATATATTTTGTCCAAGACTTTAAGTAACCAAAATGCCGCAGATATTAAGATAGATGCAAATAAATTAACTTTACTAGATGGGGCAGAAATTTATAGTATTACTAGTGAAGAAAATAAGCAAAATGCAGCAGATATCAAGATAGATGTAAATAAATTAACGTTGCTAAATGGGGGACGAATTCTTAGTAGTACTAGTGGAGATGGGAATACTGGGAAGATAAACGTTACCGCGAGGGATTCAATCGAAGCGAGAGGTGGTTTTATTGGCGAAACTTGGTTTCCTAGTGGAATTTTGACGGAAGTTTTCAAAGATGCTAAAGGTAATGCTGGCAGTATTCAAATTACCACAAATCAATTAAAAATATTTGCAGGGGCACAGATTAGCACTACTACCTTTGGCAAGGGAAATGCTGGTGATATGGTAGTGAACGCCAAAGATATTACAATTAGCGGTAGCGCAACCAATCCGGATGGTAGTTTATATAAAGAAGATGGGTTAGCTTTCAGCAGTGGCTTGTATACAGCTGCGGAAGAAAGTTCCTCGGGTAAGGGTGGGAATTTATTAGTAGTTGGCGATCGCCTGCGCTTAACTAACGGTGGTATCCTGCAAACTGCCACTTTCAGCTCTGGTGATGCTGGTAACTTAACGGTAAAAATGTACCAATTAGTGGAAATTAGTGGCAAAGATGCCGAAAATATTTTCCCTTCCGGGTTTTTTGCTGCTTCTGGAGGAATCACTGGAGTCATTGCAGGGATAATTACCGCAACGGGAAAGGGTGGGAATATCCTACTGAAAACCAAAGAATTACGAGTATTTGATGGTGCAGCGTTAGCAGTGGGAACCATTAACCCCAATAATCAAAAAGGTGCAGGGAATCTGCAAATTAACGCCCAAAAAATTACCCTCAACAATCGCGGTAGACTAGTAGCAGAAACTGCTTCCGGTCAGGGAGGTAACATAAATATCACCGTCAAGGATTTACTCCTGTTACGTCGTAATAGTCAAATTTCTACTAGTGCAGGTGTTGTCGATGCTGGGGGTGATGGTGGCAATATTACAATTAATGCCAAATCAGGTTTTATCGTTGCGGCTCCCCTAGAAAATAGTGATATTATTGCCAACGCTTTTACAGGTAAGGGTGGAGCGGTAATTATAGAAGCAAAAAATATCTTTAATTTGACTCCTCGGACTCGTCAAGAATTGGCAATTCTCCGTCCCGATGATTTAGATCCACAACAACTAATTAGTAACGATATTACCGCTATTTCCCAACAAAATCCCTCCCTGAGTGGCAGTGTCATTATCAACACACCGGATGTGGATCCCAGTCGCGGATTAGTACAATTACCTGACAATTTAACAGACGCTTCCCAACAAATTGTCAATCGTTGCAAACCTGGTCAAGGAAACCTTGCTAATTCTTTCATTATCACAGGTCGAGGGGGAATTGCAGCTAGTCCCACAGATATTTTACAGCCAGATATGGTGACTGCGCCCTGGATATCTCTAGATGGAACAGAGGAAACAGTCAAAGGGGAAACCATCACACCACCGAATACACCTAAAATTGTCGAAGCTCAGGGATGGATACGTCATCAAAACGGTGA